The following coding sequences are from one Sciurus carolinensis chromosome 11, mSciCar1.2, whole genome shotgun sequence window:
- the Btbd18 gene encoding BTB/POZ domain-containing protein 18, producing MCSPASSKILYRNPRFLRLAFLQLHHQQQSGVFCDVLLQAEGEAVPAHCCILSACSPFFTERLERERPAQGRKVVLELGGLKIRTLRKLVDFLYTSEMEVSREEAQDVLSAARQLRVSELESLQLEGGKLVKAPQGRRLNRECLQPPSAAPISARVVAPSRRPRTPLPVTQTPCPLGAVRLKSLGKEEGPQEKSNRPNAENLSGTLLLKRKARSCLTPQEESSSPSSQSQGSKENKNDSVLGPTAVSPPSLYPSVDERLLPRKIRLSRSKPSPDVCTSKPSILSGSTVPTAPGRRLWRQRSINKEAPADKQKPGRASPLQNTPSPSGLGKTGGSKKRSPEVRAPNSDSAEEGQIGRVKLRKIVNGTCWEVVQEPPLKNSQDSPQITDPGRDLEPPGTQLSSINEQEMPSTRIELCQDSPVVSRLQDFLLSASHSPDHPVVKSEFGSSPELVGKEPMMNIDCREPYAFDTALLRQPCEAEEYRITSAAATSELEEILDFMLCGSDIEPPVGSLESPEVEGCRTPSYHLTETGKNWIEGEEWCLPDMELWPRELTGLEKEPVGENKEPIEPFSPLVMPSENKEPIEPFSPLVMPSEMSEGGVLSVGDSWTPHLEITNSQPLDGQGDKLLHIDSPDLPQRSYRDLSPPCSNWAETELDVSLTMDEDLYPAPEASKEIFDNSELLGPLPASSEDEEIDVVDWTAEGRLGPNSVPSVWPDPSSESETEVDILT from the exons ATGTGCTCTCCTGCCAGTTCCAAGATCTTATATAGGAACCCTCGGTTTCTCCGGTTAGCATTTCTGCAACTTCATCACCAACAGCAGAGTGGTGTGTTTTGTGATGTCCTTCTGCAGGCAGAAG GTGAGGCAGTTCCAGCCCACTGCTGCATTCTGTCAGCCTGCAGCCCCTTCTTCACAGAACGCCTGGAACGGGAAAGGCCAGCTCAGGGTCGGAAGGTGGTGCTGGAGCTGGGGGGTCTGAAAATCAGGACACTTAGAAAGCTGGTGGACTTCCTGTATACCTCAGAGATGGAAGTATCTCGAGAAGAAGCCCAGGACGTGCTTTCTGCTGCCCGTCAGCTCCGTGTGTCTGAGCTAGAATCTCTTCAGTTAGAGGGTGGAAAGTTGGTGAAGGCCCCTCAGGGCCGAAGACTGAACCGAGAGTGTTTACAACCGCCAAGTGCTGCACCCATCTCTGCCAGAGTGGTGGCACCCAGCCGCCGCCCACGAACTCCACTGCCTGTTACTCAGACTCCTTGTCCTCTTGGGGCAGTTAGGTTGAAGTctttggggaaggaggaaggtcCCCAGGAAAAGAGTAACCGACCAAATGCTGAGAACTTGTCAGGCACTCTTCTGCTCAAGAGGAAGGCTAGATCCTGCCTGACTCCCCAAGAGGAAAGCTCTTCTCCATCAAGCCAAAGTCAGGGATCTAAGGAAAACAAGAATGACTCTGTCCTTGGTCCTACGGCAGTTTCCCCACCCAGCTTGTACCCCTCTGTGGACGAGCGACTGTTGCCCAGGAAGATCAGGCTAAGTCGCTCAAAGCCATCTCCTGATGTCTGTACATCAAAGCCTAGCATTTTAAGTGGATCCACAGTGCCCACAGCCCCCGGTCGGCGGCTTTGGCGGCAAAGGAGTATAAATAAAGAAGCACCAGCGGACAAACAGAAGCCAGGAAGAGCTAGTCCTCTACAGAACACCCCAAGTCCATCTGGTCTTGGGAAGACAGGTGGGAGTAAGAAGCGGAGCCCTGAAGTCAGGGCACCCAACTCAGACTCTGCAGAGGAAGGGCAGATTGGGAGAGTAAAACTTAGGAAAATTGTAAATGGGACCTGCTGGGAGGTAGTACAGGAGCCTCCCCTCAAAAATTCTCAAGATAGCCCCCAGATCACAGATCCTGGAAGAGACTTAGAACCTCCAGGGACTCAGCTATCCTCAATTAATGAGCAGGAGATGCCATCTACTAGAATAGAACTGTGTCAGGACTCCCCCGTTGTCTCTAGGCTACAAGACTTTCTGCTCTCTGCTAGCCACTCCCCAGATCACCCTGTGGTGAAGTCAGAGTTTGGGTCTAGTCCAGAGCTGGTAGGGAAGGAACCCATGATGAATATTGACTGCAGAGAGCCATATGCATTTGATACAGCTCTGCTGAGGCAGCCCTGTGAAGCTGAAGAGTACCGAATCACAAGTGCCGCGGCCACCAGTGAGCTGGAAGAGATCCTTGACTTCATGCTCTGTGGCTCAGACATTGAGCCACCTGTTGGGTCTTTGGAGAGTCCTGAGGTTGAAGGCTGCAGAACCCCTAGTTATCACCtgacagaaacaggaaagaacTGGATTGAAGGGGAAGAATGGTGTTTACCAGATATGGAACTCTGGCCCAGGGAGCTCACAGGATTGGAAAAGGAACCTGTTGGTGAGAACAAAGAGCCAATTGAGCCCTTTAGTCCCCTTGTCATGCCTTCTGAGAACAAAGAGCCAATTGAACCCTTTAGTCCTCTTGTCATGCCCTCTGAGATGAGTGAAGGAGGGGTGCTTTCAGTGGGAGATTCTTGGACTCCACATCTTGAAATTACCAACTCCCAGCCACTGGATGGTCAGGGAGACAAACTTCTTCACATTGACTCCCCTGACCTTCCCCAAAGATCTTACAGGGACCTCTCTCCTCCATGCTCAAACTGGGCAGAGACTGAGCTAGATGTGTCCCTAACCATGGATGAGGACTTATACCCTGCTCCAGAGGCCAGCAAGGAGATATTTGATAACTCTGAGCTGCTGGGCCCCCTTCCTGCCAGCTCTGAAGATGAAGAAATCGATGTGGTGGACTGgacagcagaggggaggctggggCCCAATAGTGTTCCCTCTGTGTGGCCTGATCCTTCCTCAGAGTCAGAAACAGAGGTAGATATACTAACGTAG
- the Selenoh gene encoding selenoprotein H, which yields MAPRGRKRKAEATVVATSEKREELENGREQVEEAVVVIEHCTSURVYGRNAAALSQALRLEAPELPVKVNPCKPRRGSFEVTLLRPDGSSAELWTGIKKGPPRKLKFPEPQEVVEELKKYLS from the exons ATGGCTCCTCGGGGGAGGAAGCGGAAGGCCGAGGCCACTGTGGTCGCGACGTCGGAGAAGCGGGAGGAACTGGAGAACGGCCGGGAACAGGTGGAAGAGGCGGTCGTCGTCATTGAGCATTG CACTAGCTGACGCGTCTACGGGCGCAACGCCGCGGCCCTGAGCCAGGCGCTGCGCCTGGAGGCCCCGGAGCTTCCCGTGAAGGTGAATCCTTGCAAGCCCCGGAGGGGCAGCTTCGAGGTGACGCTGCTGCGCCCGGACGGCAGCA GTGCCGAGCTCTGGACTGGGATTAAGAAGGGGCCCCCTCGCAAACTCAAATTCCCTGAACCTCAAGAAGTGGTGGAAGAGTTGAAGAAGTACCTTTCGTAG